TTTGGGGATGAAGACATACATAGTCGTACGAATTATAGAGAGAAATGGAGAGGGAAAAACGATGAAAAAAGTATCAATTCGGGCTGTATTGAGTACAGTAGCATTTTCGGTTGCTTTATCTTCTTTTGCAATGGGAGCATCGGCTAATGGAAATTCAAAGCCGGCGCTGGAACCGTCACTAGTTAAAATTCAAGGAGACTATAACTTAAAATCGGCTAAAAAAGTAAAAGTTATTGTGGAGTTAAATGAAGAGTCTGTAGCGGAAGCCAAGAAAAAAGGAGTAGCGCAAAGTAAAGGAAAGATTAAAAAAGCGCGTGACGAAGTGAAAAAAGAACTTTCAAAAGCTTCTAAAACTTCAAAAGTAAAGCGAGAATACGACCAAGTGTTTTCTGGGTTTTCAGCGGAACTTCCGGCTAATGACCTTGAAAAAGTAGCAAGTTTACCTGGAGTAAAAGCTATTTATCCAAGCGTTGAATATCATACAACAGAAGTGAAATCGAAAGAAGTGAGCGCCGAAGAATACGGTTCTGAAATGGATAAAAGCATTTACTACGTGGGAGCAGATCAAGCGTGGAAATCAGGATATACAGGTAAAAATATGACCGTAGCTGTTATCGATACAGGCGTTGATTACGACCACCCGGATTTAAAGTCGGCGTTTGAGAAATATAAAGGATGGGATTTTGTTGATGATGACAAAGACCCTCAAGAAACGCCGGCTGGAGATCCAAAAGGCGAAGCGACAACGCACGGTACGCACGTAGCGGGAACAATTGCAGCGGACGGGAAAATTAAAGGGATAGCTCCTGATGCTCATTTACTTGCGTATCGTGTACTAGGCCCAGGAGGAACAGGTTCAACAGAAGACGTAATTGCCGGTATTGAACGTGCGGTAGAAGACGGGGCGGATGTAATGAACCTGTCGCTTGGAGATACGATTAATAATCCGGACTTGGCAACGAGTATTGCATTAGATTGGGCAATGGAAGAAGGAGTAGTAGCCGTTACATCAAATGGAAACAGTGGACCAGCTAACTGGACAGTAGGCTCTCCGGGAACGTCTCGTGAAGCTATTTCAGTTGGTGCGACTCAGCTTCCTTACAATTTGTATAAAACGACATTAACCGTAGATAACGCAAGCTATGCTTCAGCTGAAGTAATGGGCTTTCCAAACGACAAGGCGTTACTGGATGCAAGCGGTAAAAATTATGAATTTGTCCCTGTCGGACTTGGAAAACCAGAAGACTTTGAAGGAAAGGATGTAAAAGGAAAAGTAGCGGTTATTTCCCGCGGTGACATTGCATTTGTAGATAAAGTTGACAATGCGAAAAAAGCCGGCGCTGTTGCAACGGTCATTTACAATAACGTAGAAGGAACAATTCCTGAT
The genomic region above belongs to Priestia megaterium and contains:
- a CDS encoding S8 family serine peptidase, producing MKKVSIRAVLSTVAFSVALSSFAMGASANGNSKPALEPSLVKIQGDYNLKSAKKVKVIVELNEESVAEAKKKGVAQSKGKIKKARDEVKKELSKASKTSKVKREYDQVFSGFSAELPANDLEKVASLPGVKAIYPSVEYHTTEVKSKEVSAEEYGSEMDKSIYYVGADQAWKSGYTGKNMTVAVIDTGVDYDHPDLKSAFEKYKGWDFVDDDKDPQETPAGDPKGEATTHGTHVAGTIAADGKIKGIAPDAHLLAYRVLGPGGTGSTEDVIAGIERAVEDGADVMNLSLGDTINNPDLATSIALDWAMEEGVVAVTSNGNSGPANWTVGSPGTSREAISVGATQLPYNLYKTTLTVDNASYASAEVMGFPNDKALLDASGKNYEFVPVGLGKPEDFEGKDVKGKVAVISRGDIAFVDKVDNAKKAGAVATVIYNNVEGTIPDIPGTSLPSIRLSKADGQALIASLAKGSVTGSFNATFDQTVDETMADFSSRGPVVDTWMIKPDISAPGVDIISTVPTDDPSNPHGYGSKQGTSMAAPHVAGAAALILQAHPNYKVEDVKASLMNTTELLRDRNGLIYPHNTQGAGSMRVVDAIKAKTLITPGSHSYGVFYKDKGKQVEKQSFKIKNLSNHSQKYSVKVKFKKSHQAIDVKSTNDLVVNAGKTQKVNLNVKVDAGKLSPGYYEGTITVSNNKETYDVPTILFVKEPDYPRVTSAYVDVLGNGSFEYGSYLPGGAEKLSYYIYDATLEKGELLSSYTNVGKGFSSATWDGKINGEALPAGTYYLYAEAVKAGQTTGSLGEFEIQ